One part of the Lycium ferocissimum isolate CSIRO_LF1 chromosome 8, AGI_CSIRO_Lferr_CH_V1, whole genome shotgun sequence genome encodes these proteins:
- the LOC132067250 gene encoding 3-oxoacyl-[acyl-carrier-protein] reductase 4-like: MASTASGSAIMALKTSGITKADKCDNKICHFQQSFLWHPKNYSNLQCRSNSKNSFSSVVKAQAVTVEQAAAQVTPKTEAPVVIVTGASRGIGKAISLALGKAGCKVLVNYARSSKEAEEVCKEIEACGGQALRFGGDVSKESDVEAMIKTAVDAWGTVDVLINNAGITRDGLLMRMTTKQWQDVIDLNLTGVYLCTQAAAKIMMKKKKGKIINITSVVGLVGNFGQANYSAAKAGVIGLTKTVAKEYASRNINVNAIAPGFIASDMTAKLGDDIEKKILGQIPLGRYGQPEEVAGLVEFLAINPAANYITGQVLTIDGGMVM, encoded by the exons ATGGCTTCCACTGCTTCAGGATCGGCTATTATGGCCCTTAAAACATCGGGAATTACAAAGGCTGACAAATGTGACAACAAAATCTGTCATTTCCAGCAATCATTTTTGTGGCACCCCAAAAACTACTCAAACTTGCAATGCAGATCAAACAGCAAAAACTCATTTTCCTCTG TTGTAAAAGCACAAGCTGTCACAGTTGAACAAGCAGCGGCTCAAGTCACTCCTAAAACTGAGGCTCCTGTTGTTATCGTTACTGGAGCTTCCAGAGGTATTGGTAAAGCAATTTCATTGGCTCTGGGGAAAGCTGGATGCAAG GTTCTTGTTAATTATGCAAGGTCATCAAAGGAGGCTGAAGAGGTTTGCAAAGAG ATTGAGGCATGTGGCGGCCAGGCTCTTAGATTTGGTGGAGATGTTTCAAAAGAATCAGACGTGGAAGCTATGATAAAAACT GCAGTTGATGCATGGGGAACCGTAgatgttttgataaataatgCAG GTATTACCAGAGATGGTTTATTAATGAGAATGACTACCAAACAGTGGCAAGATGTTATTGATCTAAATCTAACTGGCGTATATCTCTGTACACAG GCGGCAGCCAAGAttatgatgaagaagaaaaag GGTAAGATAATCAATATAACATCAGTAGTTGGCCTTGTTGGCAATTTTGGGCAAGCTAACTATAGTGCAGCAAAGGCTGGTGTTATTGGTCTGACAAAAACTGTGGCCAAAGAATACGCAAGTAGAAATATTAAC GTGAATGCTATTGCCCCTGGGTTCATCGCATCCGATATGACTGCTAAGCTAGGGGATGACATCGAGAAAAAGATTTTGGGGCAAATCCCATTAG GAAGGTATGGTCAACCAGAAGAAGTTGCTGGACTCGTGGAATTCTTGGCCATTAATCCAGCGGCAAATTACATCACCGGCCAG GTTTTGACTATTGATGGGGGTATGGTGATGTAA